The following is a genomic window from Burkholderia cepacia ATCC 25416.
CTACGCGACGGGCACCGGCGCGAACATGGGGCTGATGAAGCGCACGCTCGCGACCGGCGCGACCGCGACGTTCGACAATCCGGCCGGGCTGCAGACGTACTACCCGATCGTGCGTGCGGACGGCATGGTGTTCTACGCGCGCTGGAAAGACAGCGGCCAGGCCGACCAGATCTATACGAAGACCGCGGACCCGGCGTCGACGCCGAACGCGTTGCCGATCAACGACTGCGTGAGCAACAACTCGGATCCGGCACCGGTGAACGGCACGAACTACGTGTTCTTCTCGTCGACGACGGCGGGCGGTTATCAGCTCTACGTCGGTGACGTGACGACCGGCCAGCGCTGGAGCCTGTCGCCATTCGGCGTGAATGCCGACACGACGAAGGCCAAGCTCGGGGCGAGCTATTACGGCGGCCCGGCCGCCGCGCAGCCGGTGCTGCTGTCGCAGGGGCATCCGGCCGCTGCGTCGGCGAGCTACAACGCGTCGCTCACGCCGGACAAGGCGTTCGACGGCAACACCACGGGCACGCGCTGGGATTCGCCGGAAGGCGCCGGTGTCGGTTCGCAATGGATCTCCGTGGATCTCGGCGCGGTGAAGCGCATCGATCACGTCGATCTGTACTGGGATGCGGGCGCGCTCGCTTATCAGATCCAGACGTCGAACGACAACGCCAACTGGACGACGATCTATTCGACGAGCAACGGCGGTTCATATACCCACGTCACGCTGCCGAATCTCAACGGCAGCGGTCGTTACGTGCGGATGCTCGGCACGAAGCGCGCGACGCAGTGGGGATACTCGCTCTACGAAATGCAGGTGTGGGGATCGTAAGCGCAAAAGAAAAAACGGCCTTCGAGGCCGTTTTTTTCATGCGTCGATCATAGCGACGCTCACGCATGCAGCACATGCGCCGGGAAGGCGGGGCCGGCGCTCGCCGCGCCTTGCGCGAGCGGCGCGACCTGCTTGCGGCGCTCCCTTGTCGGCGCGACGCCGAACGCGTCGCGATAGCTCTTGCTGAAATGGCACGCCGACTGGAACCCGCACGCCATCGTGATGTGCATGATCGACATGTCGGTCTGCAGCAGCAGTTCGCGCGCGCGGCGCAGCCGCAGCGTCAGGTAGTAGTGCGTCGGCGTCATGCCGAGGTGTTCGCGGAACAGGCGCTGCAGTTGCCGCTGCGACATGTTCGCGAGCCGCGCGAGCTCCTCGCGCGACAGCGGCTCCTCGATGTTGTTCTCCATCAGCGAGATCACTTCGAACAGCGACTTGTTCGCCGAGCCGAGGCGCGCGACGAGCGGCATGCGTTGCTGCGCGCTCGTGTCGCGCACGTGTTCGACGATGAACTGCTCGGCGATCTGCGTGACGCGCGCGGTGCCCACGCGCGCGGCGATCAGGTTCAGCATCATGTCGAGCGGCGCGACGCCGCCCGTGCACGTGATGCGGTCGCGGTCGATCACGAACAGTTCCTTCAGGAAGCGCGTATCCGGAAACTCCTCCTTCAGCGCCGACATGTTCTCCCAGTGGATCGCGCATGCGTAGCCCGCGAGCAGCCCCGACTTCGCGAGCGCATAGGTGCCCGTGCACAGGCTGCCGAGCGGGATGCCCGCGCGTGCGAAGCGGCGCAGCGTCGACAGATGAGCGGGCGTGGTCGCGCGTTGCACGTCGACGCCGCCGCACACGAACACGATGTCGGGCTGCCCCACGCATTCGGCCGGTCCCGTATCGACCGTCAGGCCGTTGCTCGCGGTGACCGGGCCGCCTTCCGGGCTGATGACCGACCAGCGGTAGAGCGGCTGGCCGCTCAGGTAGTTCGCCATCCGAAGCACCTCGATCGCATTGGTGAACGCGATCATCGTGAAATTCGGTAACGGCATGAACGCGAAGTGGGACAGCGACGCTGTGCGGTCGGGGGACATGGGGAGCTTCCTGAAATCTCTAATAGCTATAGGCCCGGGGCACGGATCGGGCTGCGGTATTGTGTGAGCCAGCGCAACAAGCGTGCCATACGGCTAAACCCTAGCTCCATACGTTGTATGGCTGAAAGCCGCATGCTGCACTGCACCGTATTCGTGAGGCAGTGCACCCCGACCGGGCGGCAATCGCACCGCCGGCGTGCCTGTTCACAGGTGAACCGCCGACGGCGATTTGCTTGGTCATCCGAAAAAGCACGACCGGTCACTTGTATAAAACGGACGCGGATGGCGGAAAAGGCAAAGAACGCGTCTAAATTCATCAATCCGCCGAAAATCCGAACGACAAGAATAGAGCCGTCGGCAGCCTTGTACGGGACGAGCGGGAAACCCAGGCAGGGCGGGCCTTGAGCTTCGGTTTCAGCCCCTTATTCTTCGTCACGGACGCACTATGTCGAACACCCAGCCTTTCTTCTCGCAGTCCCTTGCCGAGCGCGACGCGCCGGTGCGCAGCGCCATCCTGAAGGAACTCGAGCGTCAGCAGTCGCAGGTCGAGCTGATCGCGTCGGAAAACATCGTGTCGCGTGCCGTGCTCGAGGCGCAGGGCTCGGTGCTGACCAACAAGTACGCGGAAGGCTATCCCGGCAAGCGCTACTACGGTGGCTGCGAGTTCGCGGACGAAGTCGAGGCGCTGGCGATCGAGCGCGTCAAGAAGATCTTCAATGCCGGTTATGCGAACGTGCAGCCGCACTCGGGCGCGCAGGCGAACGGTTCGGTCATGCTCGCGCTGGCCAAGCCGGGTGACACGGTGCTCGGCATGTCGCTGGATGCCGGCGGCCACCTGACGCACGGCGCGAAGCCGGCGCTGTCGGGCAAGTGGTTCAACGCGGTCCAG
Proteins encoded in this region:
- a CDS encoding GlxA family transcriptional regulator, translating into MSPDRTASLSHFAFMPLPNFTMIAFTNAIEVLRMANYLSGQPLYRWSVISPEGGPVTASNGLTVDTGPAECVGQPDIVFVCGGVDVQRATTPAHLSTLRRFARAGIPLGSLCTGTYALAKSGLLAGYACAIHWENMSALKEEFPDTRFLKELFVIDRDRITCTGGVAPLDMMLNLIAARVGTARVTQIAEQFIVEHVRDTSAQQRMPLVARLGSANKSLFEVISLMENNIEEPLSREELARLANMSQRQLQRLFREHLGMTPTHYYLTLRLRRARELLLQTDMSIMHITMACGFQSACHFSKSYRDAFGVAPTRERRKQVAPLAQGAASAGPAFPAHVLHA
- a CDS encoding discoidin domain-containing protein, producing the protein MKLKTLVAGLVAGIALNLSSGIATAACISNPAAQPNATFPAALTGKLVYHSYVKYGDGTSQLFLYDFSAHTLTQLSKSTWGITDPMNGVFSPDGKWLAFMGISNGAWNVFMLQLGAGTPPVNLTNSTGATRNEDPKFSADGKTLVFKQNGDVKQATLSYTSAGPVFTSVVSLTNAPAGAEYSMPYLAPDSSAVYYATGTGANMGLMKRTLATGATATFDNPAGLQTYYPIVRADGMVFYARWKDSGQADQIYTKTADPASTPNALPINDCVSNNSDPAPVNGTNYVFFSSTTAGGYQLYVGDVTTGQRWSLSPFGVNADTTKAKLGASYYGGPAAAQPVLLSQGHPAAASASYNASLTPDKAFDGNTTGTRWDSPEGAGVGSQWISVDLGAVKRIDHVDLYWDAGALAYQIQTSNDNANWTTIYSTSNGGSYTHVTLPNLNGSGRYVRMLGTKRATQWGYSLYEMQVWGS